The sequence below is a genomic window from Ipomoea triloba cultivar NCNSP0323 chromosome 10, ASM357664v1.
TTGATATTGCAGCCAACCCTGGGGCAAATAGTCAGGCAGAAGCTGAGTGAAGGGAGGAAGGTAACTTTCTACAGTTCTACAGTTCTACATGCTATTCTTGTCTACAAAGTATTTCTGTTTTACTGCAAGCTCTAGTCGCCTACTGGCCTTTAATGAATTGAAGCAAAACTTTAATATCTTAGAAACTTGAAATGCTTGTGCAATAAAAATTCAGCTTTAGTGGGTATCTTATATCTTATATTCTCTTCTTGCAGTCACATTGATATCATCCTatgtacccaaaaaaattattgatatcATGGGCTTTGATATAGATCATTGGATTCATCAAAATCTGCTTAAAGTGCAGAGGTTTTTCAAACACGATTGAACTCTGctcattttcaaaaattaacaaggctgtGGTTGTTAGTTGTTATAATATACTGTATGGAGGAAAAGGATTGCCCATTTGATTGTTGTCTTTGTCTTTGGACTGAACTATATTTCCTACCAACTTCATTGGACTAAAATAATACTTGAATAGTCTTTATCGCGTTTTCATTTTATATGGTTTTCTGTATCTGATCCCACCCAAATATTATCTGCTTTGGATAACTGAAGATGTTGTTTAATCCTTTGTGATGACATCATTAACAAAATACGTAATGTCCAACCTTTAGTTCTTCATTTGCCTGATACATTCCCTGATTTATACTCTACAGGTAACCTGTCAGTTACTTGGTGTGATCCTTGAGGAAACTACCCCTGAGGAGCTTCAGGTCAGTGCTATTTTTCATTTCTCGACTGTGTTGGCATCTTACATCATGGTTGTTGCACCCAGTCAGGCAGTCACCTAGGTATTATGTGACTGCCTCCATTTTCTTAGTTTGTGGATAGAGGAACCTGGGCAATATCCTGTGCCATTTTTGGCAGTGCAATGGATAACTTCTTCATCTTGTCCCATTTTCACCGAATGTTTATATTTTCTGACAATCTTGTCTTCCTCCCTGACAGAAACAAGTAACTGTGAGATCCTCTGTCCTGGAAGTATTGCTTGAAATCACCAAATATTGTGATCTTTATCTCATGGAAAGAGTTCTAGATGATGAAAGTGAAGTAAGTGCTGACTCATAGCTTATAATGCATATGATTAAACAGTTGTTGATTTTATTTCCTTTGaaacttttaattatttgttgagTAATTAGTAAAAGGTTGATATCGGGAAGTACTATAAAGTATGCAATTTGATGGTTTTGTGCATCAGCAATGAGCACAGCAAATTTGCTCTCCCATCATCCCATGTCATggttaataataattgaatacaTGCAAGTAGTAGTAGTACTGTGAACAGAAGGTACAACCATTTTTAGGAACTATATCTATTGAAAGCATTATCTCCGTTCATTTAGAACCAATATTTATGAGAAAACATCATTAAAAATGGTCTAACTTCTTTCCTCCCCTCCATGTAAGCCAATTGCTAGTTTGCTACTGGCACTTATTCCGGTCATTTGATCCAAGACACTAATCCACTGTTATTTGCTGGCCCATGTACTGTATCTACTGAAGCTCTCATGCTGGCAGGGATTAAATAGAAACTAAAAAGCAATTTTTGTGGAGATTATTAATACCATCCCTTAGTGCTAAAAAATGAAGAAGCACGACAAACAATTAAGTAATGTGGTTTATAAAAGTTGTTAAATTTGGAAGAAACACAGgtctggcgggtggagaataacaccacccgccagttaggaagaagctaaatgaataatcaaggatggagaaatggttataattcttatatttctaTATCTATTACTTCACTGCATACTTCATACTCCATACActgatacacacacatatatatagtcatgagcTACACACTGCTCAAGACTATCACACTCCTCTAGGAATAGCACAATGCTCAAGACTGCACATTGCTCTAGGATACATATTGCtctagattattattttaacattattgAACCATTCCTGATTTTGCTCCATGATgtttcaacactccccctcaagctggaacaTCTAGAAGTTCCAAGCTTGAAGTCAAACATAAACTCCATtctaaattacaaatgaagatTACAAGCAGCTAGAGGATAACAGCGCTGGATGGCTTCGGAGAGACAATGCTATACACAACCCTTGGAAATGCATCAAGGGCAAAGCTTGTCACGAACATCCTTGGGAATGATGGCTCCAAGGGTAAAGATTAACACGAACACCCTCACAGCAACATAAGCACTCTATGACTTGCCAACAACAATCTTCATCGAGAGCAGCGGAGGTGAACGGGAGCAAAGGAAAATAACACAGAGTTGAAGATAGCACACTGATTGTAGAAATGAAGATAAACCCAAAACAGAGCAAAGGAAAATAACACAGAGTTGAAGATAGCACACTGATTGTAGATAGTCACACTCCCCTTACTTGAAACATGGAAAATAATCAAAGGCCTTTATAGTAGTGCTGAAACTTAACATCCATGGGATAAGGCATACCGGAGATAAAGAAATAGCACGGttataccaaaaaatagtaaacaccatgggaagaaccaaagaagtTCAGCAATAAATCCAAAAACCTTCAAATTTCACCCATAGGCATCAATGGTTGCCAAGAAATTTGCAGCAATTTTGCAGAAAACTGCCCATAGTATTACTGCAGTTTGGGACATCATGTGATGCTATGATGGAGGGAGATGTTGTGTGAACTGAACAAATACTTGACACTAGCAGGAAAAGAGGTAAAAGATATGGTAGTTCAAGATGCAAAagatagcatcatacactaaaaACAGTGGGAAAACAGTCGCCGGAATTTTCAGATTGTTGACCGGCGACTTTGACCGGCGTTGACTGGCCGTTGACCGGCAGTTGACCGGCAACGGCGAAGGATCTGGAAAAACACAGCTAGATACGTCTCCTCGAAACGAACCCAATGGAGAAAACGGCACCTTGATCGGAGATCGGAGGAGAAAGATATGACCAGAAAACAGTCGCTGTTTTTACGCCACTGCCGGAAAatatttggaaaaagaaaaaccagAAGAAAAAAAGCCTAGGAAagaggctctgataccatgttaaatttggaagaaacacaggtctggcgggtggagaataacaccacccgccagttaggaagaagctaaatgaataatcaaggatggagaaatggttataattcttatatttctaTATCTATTACTTCACTGCATACTTCATACTCCATACActgatacacacacatatatatatagtcatgagcTACACACTGCTCAAGACTATCACACTCCTCTAGGAATAGCACAATGCTCAAGACTGCACATTGCTCTAGGATACATATTGCtctagattattattttaacattattgAACCATTCCTGATTTTGCTCCATGATGTTTCAACAAAAGTAATAAAAGTAATGTGGTTTATAAAAATCAAAATGGTGTTGCTTCTTGGGCTACATTAAATATTCTATAGTATTTCTATGTTGCTAGTCTAATTATGTAATTTTCTGCCATATTTAAGCGGTGAGTTGTTGTATGCAGAAAAAGGTCCTCTTGGCTTTAGAAGATGCTGGAGTATTTACATCTGGTGGCTTGGTGAAGGACAAGGTAATTCGGTTCATGGCATAAGAAAATTGTTGGTATTGGGTGGCAATTTTCTTTAACTTTTGTTCTCAACCATGTCCTTGATGACGTCATTTTCCTGTCTCTTTGTTATTCCTTACCTCCCAGTAAAAACAcagtaacttttcaaaaaattgttCTGATATGCAGCCTCTTTAGATACGAGCATTTCAAAGTGAAAAGATACCCTTCATTGTGGAGTGGGGACAGATATTTAGGAACAAATTGACCAGCTTGTTATACTGATCAAGAAACCAATAGTAAATGTTACAGTTCTATTTTATAGGGAaaatattttgtgtgtgtgtgtgtgtatacatacacaAGAATCATGAAacttgtgacttgtgagtggTAAAATACCAGACTTTGTATGTATAAAAACGTGTCAAACATTTTGCAAGACCTCCAAAACGGAAGTGTGGCACTTAGATTGGTATAGATTATGATTATGCTTTAAGTTACTATCTTGCAGCAATATATACACATGAGTTAATACctgatttggtccctcaactattaagATTTCACCACTTTAATCCTCGACTACcaaacttgctcaatttcatcCCCAACTATGCAATTCTTAACCAAAATAGTCGTGATTATCAGGACTATTTTGGTTTGGACAAATGactattttaggtaaaaattgcatagttgggGATGAAATTGAGCAAGCTTGGAAGTCGAGGATCAaaatggtgaaatcctaatagtcgagggaccaaatcgggtattaactcatatacACACTACAGTATATTCCATCAGGAAAAAGCTCAATTTTAGGACAAAATGGTCCTAATCAGGACTATTTTGGTTTGGATAAAGGactattttaggtaaaaattgcatagttggggatgaaattgaacaagtttgGAAGTCGATGATCAaaatggtgaaatcctaatagtcgatggaccaaatCAGGTATTAACTCATATACACACTACAGTATATTCCATCAGGAAAAAGCTCAAATTTCAATATGCTACATCTGAGAGCAGTCAGGATATACAAAGAATATTAAGCTAACAATACGAATTATGGGATCAAAATCTGTTCTTTCCCTGTCTGCTGACCTCCCAGGCATTATTATCTATAGTTTTTCTTCAGGTTACACCATTGTTTGGCACTTCAATTTGAAATCTAGAACTGTTTCTATTATTTTTGTCTCTAGGAGTTCCATCCTATCATAATTACATTAAAGATTTGACTAGTGAAAATTCCTGCCCGTGAAGGAATATGATTTTACAGGGACTGATATATATGAATCAATTTGGTCCAGCACTTATGCTCTATCTTAAAGTTCTTTCCCTCCAATATTATTCTCATACACTATTTTTGGGTGGTTGTGCAGGTTCTCTTTTGTAGCACTGAGAATGGGCGAATATCGTTTGTTAGGCAACTGGAACCGGATTGGCATATTGACATAAATCCTGAAATTGTAACGCAGTTAgcggtaatttttttaatcatttttaccaataatttcttttccctGTGCTACaatctctctctccccctcttACAAGTAACAATGTGATAATACATTtaccataaataaattaagttaCCGGTAGGTTAGGTATTTTGAGGATGGACACTTTGCACACATTTCAAAAGTGTAGTATAGACGGGCGCATGAATCTATGAATTCATGGAGAACTTCACAAAGAGATTTTTGTTTTACTTGGAATCACTAAAGCAACAGTTGTTTAAGGACCTTGCTGGGATTGTTCTTCAACTCTTTTAAGTAACAATCCCGTTGCTTCCTGTACTTCTCCGAGTGTGGAATACTAATCTTCATTTCATCATTcaataaatagaaaatatgaAGTGTAAGTGAGAAAATGGAGACAAAAGAGGATTCTAGTAAATTATTGATAAAATAGGTCATAGTTTCTTTGATTTACGGAAAAGCCTGCTGTCGCTACTTGAAGGTGCGCTCTGGGTGAAGTCCGCCttgtccatagctgaccggctcaaaccaagaaggccaataggtaGCTTCTGTGAGGGGTCGAACTTGGAACCTTATAGTTACCAAGCCAATTACCCGACCAATTCGGCGGGTCAATGACTGAAATAGTGAAATGTGAAAGAAAATAGATGAGTGGACAAAAATGTGAAGATTTTAAAACTTggacaaaaataggaaaagagCATTTGGGAGATGCGTTTCAGACTTTCAGTGTCAGAAACGCATCTCCCAAATgcgtttgttattattattttttccccGCACGTTGACCACAGACGCAAGTGAGACTTGCATCtcatgttaaaaaataaaaaaataaatctgtGGTCAAcgtgcaggaaaaaaaaattaataataacgcATTTAGGAGATGCGTTTCTGACACTGAAACACATCTCCCAAATgctcttttcttatttttgtccCAGTTTTAAAATCTTCACATTTTTGTCCAGTCCTTTATTTTCCTACACATTTCAGTCATTGACTGGTTGGGGTTACCCCTAGGGTCATAGTTTCTGTAATTATGCATAGCGTGTAAACATTTCATCCCGTGGTATTCACAAATTGTGGCCAATAACTACCATAGTGCCCATCATTGATCTGTATCTAacttttgtattgttttataCTGTGTTCTGCTCTACTTCTATTACCGTTTATAACTCCATACTTCcatttttatgcaattaatatacATCCTTCCAATAATGGGTGCAGAGATTCATCAAATACCAGCTTCACATCTCACCCACCAAGCCAGAACGAATGGCCGCAAACGTTTTCAACTCACCCTCCTTGGAGCAGT
It includes:
- the LOC116032936 gene encoding peroxisome biogenesis protein 22-like, with the protein product MADYSKDDVVQLIKRFGAFLTVRISNLLRSMDTKSVGALAGLALAIVFTWRLLRSPSGTQRRRPKRQAAPSSSSGASSHTNATITTSVVNPSDDSRAQNVIDEFFQPVKPTLGQIVRQKLSEGRKVTCQLLGVILEETTPEELQKQVTVRSSVLEVLLEITKYCDLYLMERVLDDESEKKVLLALEDAGVFTSGGLVKDKVLFCSTENGRISFVRQLEPDWHIDINPEIVTQLARFIKYQLHISPTKPERMAANVFNSPSLEQFFGCV